The following nucleotide sequence is from Silurus meridionalis isolate SWU-2019-XX chromosome 5, ASM1480568v1, whole genome shotgun sequence.
aaataaaacagatagcAAAgctttgcaaatcttataaaaaccaattttattcacaataaaaaaacatattaaatgtttaaactgacgAAATGTACGATTTTGAAGAAAAGATTATCGTCATTTAAAATTCGATAGCTGCAACAAGCCTCAAAAAATGTACAACAAAAGTCTGTAAACAATAAGCAGCATTTCACAGCTACTATGGTTAGCTTGTTTTATAGaccttttaatataaaaacatttggtgcatcgtgaaacaaaaaatacaacaaagaacacccagaactgttgagcagctagaaacCGACACATATAGGACTGCATTCTTCTCCCAACTGGTTTCCTCAGTTCctagatgtatacagacagaagatgtgatgcaacacagtggtaaacatggccgtGTCCCAAATCTCTTGAGATGGGTTGCAGCCATCAAAAATCTAAATGACTTTTgatgtttttcctcaaaatggtaaacttttttgttttattgtgaatagaatgtGGATTTATGAGATAGTGGTtccacatttaaaatataaagattcATGAGATCACTGTGGAGAGTCCAACTCAAGAGCCATGAGGATGGTTTTGGACCGTAAATAAGagtgcaaatgtataaaaacagttCTACTGCGGTGACTGCAAAGCATGGcttaaataaacagatttgCATTCAGTAAACAGTTAATAACCTCAACAGTGTGAACTAAAATTTATGGATATTCGGTGTCTTTCGGtttccttttaaatctggttcttctcaaggtttcttcacaAGGAATTTAACTCGGTGACGAGAACTTCCAAAgcaggagaaagtacagacattGTGTACTTaggaacaaaataaaagaaaaacagacaattaaataatgctCTATATACAGAAGTAGACAaatggtttaaataaatgtacagatatgGTATTTGCAAGTGTGCAGTTTGTTTAGTAATGCAAAATTTGGATTCTTTATACATACGCCAAGGGGatttttcctttatatttttatttttatgttatttgcAATCTATTTCTGGAAACCTGCTTCGGCACAATGTCCCCCCACCAAATATCCAGAGCCCCAAATATGTTTTACTGTGGGTGACATTACCAGTAAAATGCAAACCGTCAGGTGGTAGGTTTACTAGCACAGTGCAGCCAGGGTTAGATTCCAATATTCATCTTCACTGTGAAGAGTAGTTCACTGTTTTATAGATTTACACCTGGGTGTGTTTTCGACTAAGACAAATTTCCATACCCAGTTTGTGGATGAAGTAGAATTATATAGACATTTTCCAgctatacagtatgtggttattccccaaagttagaggcacacgattgtatcgGACGTCATTGGATTTGGTGGCTTTGAATAAACTTttgacttcacttgaactgagagacccaaacctgtgcaccaaggcagctccatgaagatctgctttacatgggttggagtggaagatctcctgctatagagctctaatcaTATTgttcacctttgggatgaatgtgaacactgactgcactccaggcctcctcaccttctcacctacatttactaacacccttgtagctgaatgtgtcatataaatctccacaaaatctagtggaacatcttcccagaggagtggagccTATTATAACGGCGAACGGGGACTAAACGTGGACatgtgtccacacacttttgtcagTAAGATGTATATGAAACTTAGATACACATTTATATTGAGATTTTAATGTTGGTGTTGCCACATGCCAGAGCTGCACTACTTTGCTGTTAGGAACCAGTCCACAGTTTATCCCTGGGGGGATTATTCACTACATTGTGTCAACCCCGACACCAGaagcttctctttctctctctaacacacaatGTTTTGCTGTCATGGGTTTGAAAGACCTTTCTCATTTTTCCCCCTCCCTGCTCCCAACACAATGGACTTACTGTGTGCACTTTCATCATTTGGCTGAAAAGGACCTGAAACACCAACAAGGGTTGAACTGGACGTATTTTTCGAAGGGTTATAAGATAATCTACAGAGTGATCTATagtactttaataataataattctcacCCTAGTTCGAACAGAAAAGTGAAATCTCTCCCAAATTCCCAAATATCAAAAAGAACGATTTCATTCCTAAATGATAAATCGCTGCCTTTTTCACCGAAGAaccaaaagggaaaaaaatgagttAAGGCTAATCATAAGCTTGCTAATAATAGTAGCTTTGTTTCCTAATTTATGTGTCAGCTAGCATACATTTTACTAGCTTAATAGACCAAGAACCTGAAGTTGTAGCCAAATCTGTGGTcagaagaaaaatgaacaacatcaggactatcatcatcatcatcatcatcatcatcatcatcatcactgaaaTCTCCATCTGAAACCAAATAAGCCTGAATATAAAAATTGATGTGTTTTAGTAGGGATTTGCACCACAGGGTGATCTAAGATGGCCGATTAGAGTTAGAGTTTATAACAAACACTAAATTCttccttcattttcttcattcagaTGCTCAGTTCAAAGCAGTGGACGTGTTTTGTATGACCGTTGTCTTGTAGCTAATCTCAGAATGCTATGATGTTGTTTTTATCCTCCAGACTCAAACAAGCttttaaatgatattaataTCCGGTGGAGTGCCAAAGTTTCGGTGATGCCACGTCTATAGAacccatcagtattatagagaagtgcagtagaacagagcgctgcatcgtACACAGGAatctcaatgaacacaattcaacacgtctcctttcactggagccacaactgcacctccctGACGGCTCACACTGTGCCTAATGCATGCTGGAGTTAAAATACTGCGTTAACTAGGATAAATGAAAGGACGTGGATCTGTTCTCCTGTATATCAGattctggaaataaaaaataaataaataaaaagcatgcgCTATACAACGCTGGACTTAATAGACATCTGTCTCACACCAGATAAAATATTTCTCCAGGTTTTTGTGTGCATGACTGTATAACATTTGCCTACATTTCCTATTTCCTGTTCCAGCTGCATTCTGATCAAAGTGCAATAAATATTTAGACTGATATGCAAATCAGTTAAATTCAATGAATCGTTTGAATGAGGGCCTCTCAGACCAGCGTTTGGCAGTGCAAGACCACTTCATGCCTCACATTTGTCTGGATTTCACATTCTTTGTCATGAATTTTCTCAAGCACAATGACTGTAGAAGAcagtagaaagaacattacccataatcacacactccagtgctcatgttagttctcactctccagtgttctgtattgtttacagactataatcaaactcttgatgtcacccaaatgaggatgggttcctttttgagtctggttcctctcaaggtttcttcctcataacatctaaggttttttttcttcaccacagtcgctccaggctgctcatcatcagggataaacacacatcattcaccttcactgttaaattttgtaaagctgctttgagacaatgtgtgttgtgaaaagcgctatagaaataaacttgattttaCAATGACTCTAAGGAACCAAGGAAACTGAGTGAATGCGAGACAGTGAGACACTGACCTTCAGAGCTTCATGCTCAATTAATTAGAACTGGAAAGACATGGGGGTCTCTCATTTGTATACTATGCGTGTTCTTGGGATGCATTTTAGGGCATTTCATAAGCATTagaaacataaaacaattaaaatttcGAAATTGATGTTGCAAAGTGTACAAGGCCCAAGAACCTTTACATCCACCTTAACCTTCAGTGAAGAACCCTGAGAATAAACAAACAGGTTTTCAAATATAAACTCTTTTTTAGAGCCACTAAACACATGTACAGATTTGTTGATCTTttcctttaataataataataatgatgatgatgataagaaggaggaggaggaggaggaagtcaCGACGtttgtatataataatgataataataaaaataaaaataataataataataattatattgatgatgaggaggaggaggaggaagtaaTGGcgtatgtatataataataataataataataataataataataataataataataataataataataataataataataataaaaatattgatgatgatgaagatgaggaggaggaggaggaggaggagaaggagaaagttATGGcgtatgtatataataataataataataataataataataataataataataataataataatattgatgatgatgatgatgaggaggaggaagtaaTGGCGtatgcatataataataataataataataataataataataataataataataataataataataaagtaataacaatattgataatgatgatgatgatgatgatgatgaagataaagGAAGGGTCACAGCTTGAGTATAGGGAGGCCCCCGACTGAACAGAGCGCGTGCGCGCGCTTCCGCGCGGGCGCGCGTCGTCGCACGCACAGCCGAGCGCGAGCAGAGCGGACGGAGAGCGCGCGCGCCGCGTCTCCCGGACTTGGCAAACCAAcagcaacaacacaaacaaatccaaaaacagagaaaaagaaagaaaggagaaaaggagacatGGGACTCGAAAAAGAGAAAGCGGAGACGTGCGTGTTCCTGGACGAGGACGTGTTTCACAGCACCATCGAGCCCATTCTCAagcagaagaaagagaaagcgcGTGCGCCGACACCGGACCGGGACCCTCGAGGCATTAACGCGCACCTGAAGGTGAGACATTCAGAAGGGCATCGATTTCTCCTGTGATCGGTATTAAGCTTTATTACAGTTTCTTTGCATGATGGAATCaactgaaggagaaggagatCGGCTGCGTCCCAAATCTAGAGACCTAGAGGATTGATCTGTAAATCATTTGTgttaatgcaacacacacacacacacacacacacacacacacacacacacaagctaaacagaaaacatttatttatttatttatttatttatttatttatttatttatttattcatccattcataATAGCAGGGTACATGTCTCTAAGGACAAGGAGTGCATTTATTACAACCCCTGAGTTTTCAGCCCTGCTGGAGTGTAAGAAATCCAGCATCATTAGAGAATGATAAATGGATAAAtcacaaatgtttatttgttctCTTAAAAAGAATCAATAATATGCATAAATTATACAATGCTGGAACTCTTAGATCCTTTATGTATATTAGATTGGAAATGTATTATGAGATTAACATATTATTTAGAATGAAAATATTCCTCTCGGTTTTGTGCTGGTGATTGTGTAGCGTTTGCGTACATTTCCTGTTTCCATTCACATCCATGTTCCATTCACATTCTAATTataaaatgtgtagaaactTGGGCCCACAAGCCAGAGTTGGTCCATGGTGACTTTCGGTTTGTCCTCCTAAGCCATATGCAGTTCACAGTTttatggacattgtctcaaagcagctttgcagataTAAAACAGTTATAAAATATCAATGTATACGTTTAGTCCTTTTATGTTGATCACTAAACAGCGAGGGAGTGGCGACGGTGGCgaagaaaaactctctgagatggtatgaaaCCTTGAAAGGACCCAAAAgcgaacccatcctcatcctcagcaccgaatgtccatttattagaAGAGAGATTcaaatgagagaaaaatgtcattgacacaaattaatatttaattttaatttaacagttaaaataatccgttttttatttatttgtaagccACGAAAAAACTCTGACtccgaaagaaaaaaaaaaggttgtggaAAATAAGGACCAGCTTCATGTCTTTTATTAGATCACTGATATTACACACATATGTCTGTGTTGCTTTTAACCAGAATTAGGCTTCAAACTGTATTGTGGTAAAAACAGGATTGTTTCTATGATTTCATCATAGTACACGTTTCATTGATGTAGAAAGCctttatttacttgtttgttgatttatttatgaatattataaaatcataaatggGACCAATGTCGAATTTATTTCTAACATAATACAGTGTGGTATTTATTTCAACGGCGCTAATTCTATTAATCCGCGATTGATGCAGCGCACATTGccgtttgaccatttttattataaataagtaTTTCTTTACTTTGATTATCAAAATATAACTCGAAAATCACCAAaagtttgttttactgatgagCCAAGTCTCAAAACAGGCACCAAAAtcagccatgatgcacacatccggcaattaaaacagtccgtgtggaaacatagcaaaagtttcgTCTGGTGTCCTGACAATTCACGTCATTCAAAATAATGACTTTAAAACATTGACGTGAATATTTAGAGTTCggcttcactaataataaacattcatttgcataaagcaacagtttttgtccatgttgattagagtgtTAAAAACTTCAAAGGTATtgatttaaggtacatttagaacagatacgaATGTtagattaagttgcgattaatcgtaAATTGACTCATGACAAACATTtgattaatcatgattaaatattttaatcgaatgacagccctaattaacaCTACTGCATTtctgttgcacacacacacacacacacacacacacacacacacacacacacaccattgtaCACTGCTTTATGTgccatttaaatgtatatatttctttcgAGTTTCATTTAAAGTTTTGCAACATTTTCTGGCATATTGTTttcaagctgcacagaagttaCTTTCGCTGTGGAACGTTTAGGATTTGAGTCCTTACACAAATCCTTCCACTTCTGAGCTCTGTGAATACATTCTCTGTTTCCGTTCCTCCTGCAGGTCGACTTCGTGGACGTGATCGCCGAACCCAGCTTCTCACACAGCCTCGACTCAGTGTGGATCGGCAGCCATGCGCTTTTCGAGCTCATTAAGTTTGTGTTTTACCGGGTCCTGACGACGCTGCTGGCCGTCCCCATGGCCTTCGTGGCAGGCCTTGTTTTCGCCGTCCTGAGCTGCGTACATATTTGGTAATGAAACGAGGCTTTTGGCCGGTTTGAACATTTTTAGGGAACATATTTTAAGGCTGCATCACTGATGTCCTGTTTGCCTTGGCTGCTGGCCGTCTAGATAAAGAGTGGCATTAGGCAAAAAGTTAATTCaggaaagaaagggagagacaTCAGATAtaggttttatatttattatgtgtgcataagtattcaccccctCTTCCATTTGATTCAACGAATAAAAAAGGACCTAATTGGAATTCTATGTGATTACACAAAGTAATATGTCAAAGTCAGTGAAAGTCGTTATacaaatgaaagcaaaaatTGCGAGAGAATTGATCTCTATgaaaccttctgatcagaacgTATAATTAGCTGAGTCACATGATCACATGTAAATCAACCTGTTCCTGATAGGCCCGTGAAGTTTGTGTTTGAAAACACGATTGAACAAACAGCATCATGAAACACATCGTAAATTTATTATTTCGTAAAAATGGAAAGATGGTGACTCCGTAAACAAGATTTAACACGAGATACGATTGTTgcatttgacagatgcccttatccagagcgacttacaactgagcaggggagggttaagggccttgttaaagggcccagcagtggcgggatttgaacctgtgaccttctgagCCAAAGCCCAGTGCCTTCACCACCTAAACCACCTCCTCTGGTTTATATTCGCTACAGAATGTTTAGGATTTAAGAGGGGATTAGTCAGAAAAGCAAACAAGAGGCTGAAGTTAACCCTCAGCATGATGCtaacaccaccatgcttcaacaTGTTTGAGATAGTAATACTCCAGCAAaccacttttatttatatactgcatttatttgtatttatttgttgaaCGTTTTCAACAGGttctataattgtttttttaaaagctaattGCTAACTAGATGTTTTGTAGAGATGTCATTGGAATGTCACTCCCAACCCTCCGATCAGAAGTCAAAGgtctgagctaccacctctccaTGGAGATCACAACCTCAACCgtagtgaacacctttggggtgaattggaaagctggctgcaccccaggcttcctcacctcacctacaccagatattgtatctgactttactatggaagtggtagctcaaagTTTAAGGGTCTGActtgctgatcagaaggttgattGATAAAGCCGACCACA
It contains:
- the cav2 gene encoding caveolin-2, with amino-acid sequence MGLEKEKAETCVFLDEDVFHSTIEPILKQKKEKARAPTPDRDPRGINAHLKVDFVDVIAEPSFSHSLDSVWIGSHALFELIKFVFYRVLTTLLAVPMAFVAGLVFAVLSCVHIWLMMPLVRTIMMTMPSIQVIWSGLMDALIRPIFRSAGGCLSSVSAKMWKSDVL